Genomic DNA from Fusobacterium varium:
AGATAGATTTAAAAATCAGTTAGAAGAGATTAAATTAGAAGAAAAATAAATTTAAAGAAGGGATTATATAAAATGAGAGATAAAATATACTTAGGATTAGTTCATTATCCTGTTTACAATAAAAATAATGACGTTGTATGTACTTCTGTTACAAACTTTGATATCCACGATATTTCAAGAAGTTGTAGAACTTATGATGTAAAAGGATACCGTTTAATTGTTCCAGTAGATGCACAAAAAATGCTTACTGAAAGAATTATAGGTTACTGGCAAGAGGGTACAGGGGGACAATTTAACAAGGATAGAGAAAATGCCTTTGCTATAACTAGAGTTATGGACAGTATTGAAAAGGTAATTGAAGAGATTGAAGAGAAAGAGGGACAAAAACCTGTTATTATCACAACTTCAGCAAGAATTTTCCCTAATACTGTAAGCTATAAAACAATGTCAGATATGATATTTGAAGATGACAGACCATACTTATTATTATTTGGTACTGGTTGGGGGCTTACAGATGAAGTAATGGATATGTCAAACTATATTCTTGAGCCAATTAGAGGAAATACAAAATATAATCATCTTTCTGTAAGAGCTGCTGTGGCTATTATACTTGATAGACTTTTAGGAGAAAGATAATTAAAAATACAGTTCTGGAGGGAAAATGAGTAGAAATGAGATAAGGATCAAACCTCAAGATGGTATTTTCAGACAGATGGGAATAGAAAATGTAAGTATTAAGGAGATTGTTTTTTATGAAAGAAACAAGAAGATGAAATTTATGTGTTCTGTTCCCAGTGTCAAAGATCTCAAAGAACTGGATATAATTTATGAAAATATCAAAAAGAATTTTGGAAAAGAGCTTGAGGTTGACTTTAAAGTAGAATATACAAAGAGTGAGATTATGAGAGAGGAGCTTGTGACAATAGTAGAAAAGGCTATAATTAGATTAAAAGCTAGAAATGCTATTTCCAAATCCTTTCTTTATTTTTACAGAATAAGAATAGAAGAAGCTATCATTGATATTGAATTAAATGATAAAACTTCCATTGAAATTCTTCTTCAATCTAAAATAGATGAGAAACTTGAAAATATTTTAGAAAACTATGGAATATTTAATTTTAAAGTTAAATTTGTTCATGGGGACTTTTCAAAGGAGCTTACAGAGGTTGAAGCTCAAAAACAGAAAGAGATGATAACTCTATCAGCTAAGATAGATTCTGAAAATAGGGCTACTGCTGCTAATAAACCACAAAAGGGAAATGAGATCTATGTAAAACAAGGTGGGTTCCAAAGACAAAGTTATTCTAGTAACAAAACTAAGGAGATTAAGGGAAATAGTATCTCTTTAACTGAGTTTTTTGAGCTTTATGAAGATGAATTATGTGTAGTTGAAGGAGAAGTATTCTCTATTGAAAGTAGAGATATTAGAAATGAAAAAATCCTGCTTACAATAAGATTAACTGATGAGGTTACTTCTCTAACATCAAAGGTTTTCTGTGATAAGGATAAGCCTGTGGAAGTATCTGTTGGAGATTTTATAAAAATTAGTGGTAAAAAACAAATTGATAGATACTCTGATAATGAAGAGGTAATAATAATAAACTCTATCAATAAGTTAGAGAAAACAAAAGCTAAAAAAGAGGACAAGGCAGAAGTTAAAATGGTAGAACTTCACACTCACAGTAAGATGAGTGAGATGGTAGGAGTTGAAGATATTGGCGATCTTATAAAACGTGCTATCTCTTATGGGCATA
This window encodes:
- a CDS encoding RNA methyltransferase; this encodes MRDKIYLGLVHYPVYNKNNDVVCTSVTNFDIHDISRSCRTYDVKGYRLIVPVDAQKMLTERIIGYWQEGTGGQFNKDRENAFAITRVMDSIEKVIEEIEEKEGQKPVIITTSARIFPNTVSYKTMSDMIFEDDRPYLLLFGTGWGLTDEVMDMSNYILEPIRGNTKYNHLSVRAAVAIILDRLLGER